The genomic region AAATTTTCTAGTACAGACTACCTGATCATTTGTTATCTCGAGGAAGGCAACTCATCTCTATATCCCATTTCTATGGAGACCCCAGGATGGTGCAATGGAAAGTGCTTTAGACTGGTGTTAGAAATCTCAGCTCCAGCGCTTACCTGGATTTGTGTAACCTCTGACAATTTTTTCTAAGAGAACCATTACCTGTCACTGGGGGTTTGAGTTTGACAGCAACATGGTGTAATTGGCTGAAGTAAGGAAGTTTAGGCTCCACTGGGAGAGTTTCTCCACTAAAATGCATTATGCACCGATTTCCACCCAGGCAAGGGCGAGCCATGATTACGTTAGGGCGTGGGGTCCCTGCCGGGGACATTGGAGATAGGGCTGTCGGCCCCCCACAGCAGGCTCCTCTCCTACGGCTAGGCATCGGATATGGCCTTCGCGCCAGCCCCGCCACGCCCCGCACGCCGCACTGACCCCTGGGATCGCGTTCTGCGTCTCCGGACTCAGGGCCACGTGACGTGGGAGGTGCCGGAGGTGGCGCGCGCGGGCGGAGCTCAGGCAGCGGTCAGCGTGAAGTGGACGCTATCGGCTGGTCCCCGTTTGGCGCACGCACGTGCCCGCCGCTCGCGGTCCTAGGCGCTGCAAGTGAGGAGCCAGGAGAGATCAGGTGGAGGGAGCCGGGTGTCCTTCCGCGACGCGGCGCCCGCTGGCCCCGGGCTGGTTGTTCGGAGCCTGCCGGCAGGCCGCGGCGCATAGGTGGAGCGCGCGAGCCGACGTCCGCGCGTAGGGCCCGCGGGCTGCCCTGCGGCCTTGATAGCGTGCCAGCTGCGGTCTCCTGCGGACCTGAGGCCGTCTGGACTCTGGCGCGGATGCTGTGCGACCTTGGATAATCACCGATTAAAGGGGACCCACTTATGAAGGAGAAGAAGGTTGGAAAGCCTTAGTGTGGTCATTTTAGGTGAGAGAATCTTGCTTTGgacatattttaatcattttatcttGACACTTCGAGCTTATATTAAAATTTCTCTACAGCCAGAGTAAGGGAAGATAGGGAATTCCTTACATAGCATATTGCTTGACCCCTGCATTTAAATATGACCTGCGGCATATTGTGGACCCCATGACCTTCGAGCTGAAGAAATGAAGGCCTAACGTTTGTAAGAATCCAGCACACCTAAGGAGGTGTTCAGAAGTACAGCTGTCATTCTTTCCTTAACCGTCAGAGGAGGGAGTCACTCAGAAACAGACGTGCAGGATCCCAGGTTCCTAGACTCAGCCTCCATAAGCCTTGTTGCTTAATTgaagttttgtaattttcagtgaaGAATTGAAGAGCATAATTGTTGAGGACTTTGAATTTGTcatttgtcttgttttcttttttcatagaaaagaaagaatgctgTCACCATGTCTGCACACGCCATGCTCTGTGAACGAATCGTCATGGCCAAGGAACTGGTTAAGAGAGCAGAATCACTTTCTAGATCAAGAAAAGGTGGCATTGAAGGCGATGCAAAGCTGTGTAGCAAATTGAAGgctgaattaaaatttttgcaGAAAGTGGAAGCTGGGAAGGTAGCTGTTAAGGAGTCCCATTTACAGAGCACCAATTTAACACACCTCAGAGCTGTAGTGGAGTCAGCAGAAAACCTGGAAGAAGTCATTAGTGTTCTCCATGGTTTTGGTTACACAGATAACTTGGGAGAAAAGCAGACTCTTGTGGTGGATGTTGTTGCAAATTGTGGTCATACTTGGGTGAAAGCCATTGGCCGGAAAGCTGAAGCTCTGCATAATATTTGGCTAGGCAGGGGCCAGTTTGGTGACAAAAGCATCATTGAGCAAGCTGAAGACTTCCTTCAGGCCAGTCACCAGCAGCCAGTGCAGTATAGCAACCCTCACATCATCTTTGCATTTTACAACAGTGTCTCCAGCCCCATGGCAGAGAAGCTGAAAGAAATGGGCATATCTGTGAGAGGAGACATAGTAGCAGTTAATTCTCTGTTAGGTCACCCTGACGAGCTCCAGCCCAGTGAGAGCGAATCAGATGAAGAGGGCCCTGAACTTTTCCAGGTGACCAGAGTGGACCGAGAAAATATACTAGCAACTGTTGCGTTTCCAACAGAGATTAAGATTGATATGTGCAAAAGAGTAAATCTGGACATTACTACTTTGATCACATATGTATCTGCCCTCAGCTATGGAGGTTGCCACTTTATCTTTAAGGAAAAAGTGCTCACAGAACAagcagagcaagagagaaaagagCAGGTTCTACCACAGCTTGAAGCATTTATGAAGGACAAGGAGCTATTTGCTTGTGAATCAGCTGTCAAAGATTTTCAGTCTATTTTAGATACTTTAGGAGGacctggggagagagagagggccacTATGCTAATTAAGCGAATTAATGTGGTGCTGGACCAGCCTTCTGAGCGTTCTTTGGGACTAGTGTCCAGTTCAAAAATCAATAGTCGTTCATTAACAATTTTTGGGACAGGGGACACCCTAAAAGCCATCACAATGACTGCCAATAGTGGTTTTGTCAGAGCTGCCAACAACCAGGGTGTTAAATTTAGTGTGTTTATTCATCAGCCCAGAGCACTCACTGAGAGCAAAGAGGCTTTAGCCACCCCTTTACCAAAAGACTACACAACTGACACTGAACACTGATAATATCCTTTAAATATTTCCATGGAAATGTTATTATACCAAAGGTTGGGTCTTGCCATCTTaattggggagaaaaaaaggtCTGTAGTATAACTCAGAATTCAAACTGGTAGAGTTGATTTGTTTCTTATCTATAAAGTAATAACTTCTTAAAGTAGAAAAAGCACAAGAAACAACCCTATTTATCAAAGTGTCTACATGATAGTAATTAAGAACAGAAGTATAGCTGTGTAAGGCTTTTTATCTGTATCACAGCGCTTTTATTTGATGCAGTAGGGTTGTACACACCTCCCTTTACCAGTACAGAATTCATGGAATATGGCTACAGTGCATCTTGCATTAAACATCTGGAGAACACCGaagcttgttttttattatattggtTTATCGATTGATAATGAGTTGGGGCTGGGAGGTAATAGTGTATAATTGATGTTAGATTCTAAAGTTATGGTCATTAATGGAACATGTCAGGAGCAGTCTGGGTATGTTTACAAAAAATACAtcaatataaaagtaaattttttttctttaaaatatattctgttggccctggccggttggttcagcggtagagtgtcggcctagcgtgcggaggacccgggttcgattcccagccagggcacacaggggaagcgcccatttgcttctccacccctccgccgcgctttcctctctgtctctctcttcccctcccgcagccaaggctccattggagcaaagatggcccgggcgctggggatggctctgtgcctctgcctcaggcactagagtggctctggtcgcaacatggcgacgcccaggatgggcagagcatcgccccctggtgggcagagcgtcgcccctggtgggcgtgccgggtggatcctggtcgggcgcatgcgggagtctgtctgactgtctctccctgtttccagcttcagaaaaatgaaaaaaaaaaaaagaaaaaaaaatatattctgtttatttttattattttttaaagattttatttattcattttagacagaggagagagagagagaggagcaggaagcatcaactcccatatgtgtcctgaccaggcaaacccagggtatcaaaccagcaacctcagcattccagttccacgctttatccactgcattaccactgATCTTGCAAATCCTGTGGATCCGTTGATACACCTTTGTGGAAAGACAGATAGCCAACAATCACAGTACTATAAACCTCAgacatttaaagtaaaataataaagtaattgaaaaagaattatataaaacatttaaaaagaattcagatctTACTTTTAAGTACAGCCCCCACCCCATTGCAAATATTTGAATTTGAACCCTGGGTTTCCTGTTTTGCAAGTGACAAATGATAACTATTATCTCACTCTTGTGAGATAGTGGCAGGGAGATTTTATACCTGTTGAATAACATGTAATTAAAATGGAGATTTTATGTCCATATTGTGCTAGGTAGGTCCTTTATTAATTTCTAACAAAGCAATCAAATTAGCAAAGTAGAAGATATGTATTTACGTTTTAAAATGGGAATATTGAGCCTTAAGGCTTAAACTAAGTATAGCAGCCAATATTAGATAATTTTATGTTCTGACAGCCTGCACTTTTTCTACTGTGCCAACTCCTATTTTGTGAGAAGGGAAACTCAATTTCCAGTCACAATATTTAATAGAGAGTGGAATTTGATGATTGGGGTCCATGAACATTGAAATGAAATGCAAAATTAAGTAGATGGGGTGTTTCTCTTAGGAGAGATTCTGTTACTTAACTCATTTCTGAGGAAAAGGCTGTGGGGTTCCAATTTAGTATAGAGAGGTATGTGTAATTTGCATTGCAACTAAAATTGGTGTTGAAAACTGAACTTTTTGGATTACCTATTAAAGCACCATTAACTTATTGCTGTATAAGTACTGAGCATTATTATAATAGTTTGGTATGAAAGACAATTGATCTTTGCTGTTAGGAATTCCTAGTCTGAAATGCAAGTAAACAAGTATAATTGATTAAAATCtctaaaagaacttaaaaatactGTGGGAACACTAAGGAAGTAATTCTTGCTATGGAGTcaggaagtcagagagaaagtgacatttgagGGTTCTTAGTGTGAGACTTCATAAGATGTGTACAGGGGATGAATGGGATTGGAAAGGTACAGGAGGGATCAGGAGGGCTTGCTCAAAGTCCAGGCTAATTTGAACAGCTTATAAGAGATGAAACTAGAAAACTAGTTCTCTGAGGAGTGGCCTTAGAGACTTCTTAGCAATTTTTCTGAAAGGGTGGGCCATGATCATATCTCTTAGGAAAACAAAGGGCTGTAgtgtgaaagagaagaattaaaagaAGGAAAGGTGGGATTATAATGGCCCTGGCTAGAGCAGTGACGATGCAATGTAAACTAATGGGTATAAATTGGATTTGTTCCAGACAGAATTGACATGATACTAATTTGTTCATCCAGTGTACAGGTTTGTGTGTCATGTGCTGAACGGAATGAAGGGCTGAGCTTTTAAAGAGTAGTAGGAAAGGGGAGATGTCTGGCGACTATGAATTGATACATAAGAATTTGGAATCTTTGCCAACTAGGATATGCACAGCTATAGCACTGTGAAGAAATTGCATTCTAACACAGCTGCAGGTGTGGTCCCCCAACACCTGTTACCTTTTTCCAAATAGTGACTAATTTCTAACAATGCAAAGCAAATATATGTGCATAAGTAGGGTGTACGGGATCCTGGGATGTAAAGAAATAGTGCCTTCTCTAGAAATGACCACTCACACTCCAAAGACCACTACAGCTGATCAAAAAGatcataataaaaaaagtaaaaaatgagggaagtaactttaaaaatcagaaaagagaatATTCAGTTAAGACCAGTTAAAAACTATCAAATCGAAGCAACATAGTTATATAGCAAAACTAATGTCCAAAAAAATGATGACCAGGAATTGGAAGTGGTGGGTGAAAGTAAAGCATGTTATTTAGAAGAGAGTCAACACCTTCTTAATGTTTGCCATTAAAATTTTAAGCAATATAACTTTGGGTATCAAAGAGGATATGTAACTGAGCATAAATTAAACCAAGCTGAATCACTTTCAAATAAGGGGCAAGGATGGAGAATAAATGCCATCCACATAGAAAAAGGCAAATCAATATTCTCAAGTAATTATAAAAACTAGAAAGCATAAAATAAGAGCTATTAGAGTAAAAATGAGACAAACACATTCAGAGAAGATTAATTATAAGGATATATGCTATAGCTATATACAATTTTGATAAATTTAGCAGTCAATAAAATGCAGATCATTTTCTTAGGAAATACATGTTAGAAttggagaagaaatagaaaaccgtAAATAAGTGATAGTCATTGAAAAATTATTCAAGTACAGTAGTTAATAATCTTCAAGAAATTTCCAGGTCCAGTTAACTTCATTAGATACgctgttattttacttttaaacatCAAATAATCTCCTtgctctaaaaagaaataatatggagCACACCATATGGGGCGAGGGTGGAAAgactggggcaaaagtagatttacaattGTGAGTTTGCAAAACATAGTtcattcttctattattatttataaaatattattttccatggtAAGATGTAGTGGTCCTTTTAatccccctctcctgcccccaaaAGAACTTCGGCCTGCTCCTCTCTGAATATAGGCTCTACCCCTAGGTAAAGGGCTGGAACCCATGGCCTATATCTTAATTCCCATAATAGGCTGGTCGTCTCAGATCATTACTGTATtggaaatgttttcaaatttattttagtaaatataaacATAACATACAAAATGTAACCAAATAGTCTAAAAAAGAAAGCTGTCTCAACATTTTAGTTTAGCCTGACCTctgatggcgcagtagataaagtataaacctggaatgctggggtttcTGGTTCATAACCCCAGGCTGGCCTGttcaaggcatataagagaagcTGCTATTGtctgttgatgcttcctgtttctcctccccctttctctctctcttgtctctctaaaatcaataaataaaacctttaaagatTTTTCAGTTTAAGAATATAAACACAAGCTTTCTAGATAAAATGGATTCCAGGCAGAGAACACCTCATTCTCTAGTATCCTTTAATTTCTAAGAGGATAAAACACAGAGATGAGTCCCCAGCTTTAACATTAGGAGCTTGAGAGCGGGGAATAAAACTTTGTTCTGGGATAAAACTGGAGGCTTGAGTACTACTTGAAGTGACgaggtcattcttttttttttttttttttttaattttatttttttaatggggtgacatcaataaatcagagtacatatattcaaagaaaacatgttcaggttatcttgtcattcaattatgttgcatacccatcacccaaagtcagattgtcctctgtcaccttctatctagttttctttgtgcccctccccctccccctttccctctccctctccccccaccccccttaaccaccacactcttatcaatgtctcttagtctcgcttttatatcccacctacgtatggaataatgcagttcctatttttttctgatttacttatttcacttcgtataatgttatcaagatcccaccattttgctgtaaatgatccgatgtcatcatttcttatggctgagtagtattccatagtgtatatgtgccacatcttctttatccagtcatctattgaagggctttttggtggtttccatatcctggccactgtgaacaatgctgcagtgaacatggggctgtatgtgtctttacgtgtcaatgtttctgagttttttgggtatatacctagtagagggattactgggtcataaggtagttctcttttcagttttttgaggaaccaccatactttcttccataatggttgcactactttacattcccaccaacagtgaatgagggttcctttttctccacagcctctccaatatttgctattacctgtcttgttaataatagctaatctaacaggtgtgaggtggtatcgaaGAGGTCATTCTAAGACCCCTGATTAAAATACTGCACCCATGAAAGGGAATCTTGTAAACATTGTCCTGAGAGACAGCAAGAAAATTTTAGTCTCTCTGACAgagaaaataagtcagaaaaagtccAGCCTGTGCTCTACATAGGTTTAAAATCCAAATGCTATTAATGGCATCCTGGGGAAGACCCAGAGATATGAAATCACTATAAAAATTGGTTCCTGGAAAGTAGTATTCCTCAGACACCTGACCAAAACATACCCGGTGTGTTCTGGACTTGGGCACACTTCATTTTCAAACCTCACAAAGTCCAGTGGAAAACAACTTTGCTTGAATGAGATTTCAGCAAGAcactatcaaaatatataaaaaaactttctGCCACCAATGAGTCAGCAACACAATGGTTCATAAGAACTTAAGATAATGGTAAAATAATGTGATAAATAATATAAGGTGGTGGGATATTTGACATTCTCCAtgtactgaaaaaagaaaaaacaaacaaacaaaagattcaAAGAGGCAggtaaccctggccaggtagctcagtagatCAAGTGTCATCCTAATGTGCCAacatctcaggttcaatccctggtcagagcacaaagaagaagcaatcaatgagtgcacaactaaatggaacaactaagtggaacaatgtgTTCaggcttctctctctaaaaatcaatcaatcaataaaaaaaaacaggtggaTGCTAAAATACCATCTGCAACAAAGCATTGCATATAGGTAAAAGGGAGGTGTGGTTTATATCTGTAGCAAGTGGGCTGAACCCCAAAATTAAGCTAATGGTAACCATGAGTCATGAGTAGTACTGGACATGTGACATCTGATAACTAGTCTCCTGCAGGGAATACCTGAACTGGGGTCTTCTGGTGGAAAGCTTGTGCttaagaagagaagggagagatgagccCAGCATACCAAGCAGTGGAATttaggaattaaataaatgaatatattcccagaagggGAGAAGAGACAAGTATACTGTGAGGAAAAGAATCCCCAACCTGCCATCATGGAAATCAGAATGGAAAATGGCATTTCCCTTTCCACATTTAACAGATAAGACAGGTAAACAGGTCttctagaaatagaaaaactcaCTAGCCTAACTAGAtggtgacgcaatggatagagcgtcagactgggacgcagagcacccagattcaaaactctgaggttgctggtttgagcacaggctcaccagtttgagtgcagagtcgctggcttgaagtccatggctgctggcttgagcccaaggttactggcttgagcaagggttcacttgctctgctattgccccctggttaaggcacatatgtgaaagcaatcaatgaacaactagggtaccacaacaaagaattgatgttttcatcaattcctgtctgcccctatttgtccctctctctgactcgctccctctgtctctgtaaaaaaaaaaaagaataatttttttttttgtattttttttctgaagctggaaacggggaggcagtcagacagactcccgcatgtgcccgaccgagatccacccggcacgcccaccagggggcaatgctctgcccatccggggcatcgctctgtcgtgaccagagccactctagcgcctggggcagaggccaaggagccatccccagcgcccggggccatcttttgctccaatggagccttcgctgtgggaggggaagagagagacagagaggaaggagagggggaggggtggagaagcagatgggcgcttctcctgtgtgccctggccgggaatcgaacccgggacttccgcacgccaggttgacgctctaccactgagccaaccagccagggccataaatttttttttaaaaaaagaaaagctcactaaaattaaaagctGGACACTTGTAACAGCTCATACCACTCCCTGAACGTCACAAAGTCACAGGAGACATCCTAACACTTTGGTTtgcttttctacattttattCCTTTAGTTGTCATagcctttcttttctgttttggcGTTTATTCCTGCTTAGGAGGTGTTGCACCTTTTAAAAGGGAAGATGACATGTTTGACCAGATCTGTATTAATTTCACTATATAATTCTCAGATCAGGAGCTGGCTCCTATTTATCAACACTGGGTACAGATGATAAGGAGCATTATTACAGagctatcaaaatatataaaaaaaactctctGCCACCAATGAGTCAGCAACACAATGGTTCATAAGAACTTAAGATAATGGTAAAATAATGTGATAAATAATATAAGGTGATGGGATATTTGACATTCTCCAtgtactgaaaaaagaaaaaacaaacaaacaaaaaaatgattcaAAGAGGCAGGCaaccctagccaggtagctcagtagatCAAGTGTCATCCTAATGTGCCAACTGAAAACTGACGCTTGCAGGATGTATCTTCTGTAAGGACAGAGAGGGAGCACTGGGCAACTGCAGGTCCACAGATTCACCTGGAGCTCTTTTCCTCACATGACACTGCTGCTCTGTGGGTCTGACAAGGCCAGACTGGAGGGGATGTGGGTGGCTCTTCTTTTTGCTTTGTAGAAATAGCTTTCTGCTGAGGAAAGATGATAAGCTCTGGAAAATATGGGAAAAGCTCTAGTAGGTTATGTTCTCTCTGGAGATTCAGcagaaaaaagtgagaaaacaggTATCAGTAACAGGTGTTCAAATCAAATGGGAGAATTGACACATCATTAGCTGGCTGGGCTTCAGAGGCTCCTCAAGGCACAACTCCAGGTGAATGTTTCCATAGATCCTTCCAAAGGAGTGTGGGGACTCAGGGTTATTCAAGAATAGCTGACAGTCAACAAGAAATTATTTACTAATCTGCTTATTCTTTTCCTAGAAGAGGACCACACCCCACTCCTCaaatttttgcagtaaaatgTATTTTGGATTTTAGGAAAACACATTATAGCACATATTATCTACCCCCTAATGGAATCTGGGGCAGcactcttttaaaaaacttagtATTTCAACAGTGAAACATATAGTCACATTTAGTGGGGAATGTAAAGAACATAACTAGTTTCTCCCCAGTTCAGTGTACATGAGAGTATTTTTGTCTTTAAGGGCTCTGTGGGTCTCAGAATTATCAGATAAGGGATTGTAGACCACTGTTACTTTTAATATGGCATTTTTATttggacagattttttttaattgaatttattgggatgactcaCAAAATCacacaggttttgagtgtacaactcaacaaaacatcatctccATATGCACCTGTGCTCACTTCCCCAAATAAAGTTTCTTTTGTTCTCATCCCCTTATgtctgtgttttatatttttttcttaatgaactgcaaaattaatacttttaaacATTTGCATAAAAAAACTCCAAAGTTTGCAGTTCtagtctgttttccttttttctcaccCTATAACATTACTTCTTAAACTATAAATACATCAATGACCTGGAGAATAGGTCATGACCTGGAGAATTGGTTTATTCCTGAGATCCACACCCAGGAATTGGTATTTATAAAACTACTTCAGATGATTTTGATGCAGGTTGAATTGAACCCATAAAGAATCTTTCCTGACATTTATTACTCAAGTGCAATAAAAAGGCTTGGAGCAGAGGGGCGTCCTGCAGAGGCCGCTCCATTTCAGTGGCAGCACATGTCATGTGTATGTATGGAGTTCCACCCACTCCCTGGCCATAGACCACGCCAGAAAGGTGATTTCCCCCAGTTTTCCTGGGTAGGGCCACGCAGGGATTCAGGAACCAGGAGCATGAGGAGAGAAGAGAACTATTACTGGTTCTGCCATATGCCATACCTTTTCAAAGGCTGCCTCACTGAATAGCCACAACACAATGCCCAGAGTTTATTTCCCCATTCTtggtggagaaaaaagaagagattaaGTGAAGTCACATCTCACAGAGCTGAATTTCAACTGTTTAGATCCAATACCCTTAcctatctcttctttttttaaacagcacATACAGATACTTGTATTAATCAAATTCCTCAGTGCAGTCTCATTCTTGGTGCATGTGGgaccttttcttattttaattaattaattttcttctgcctgaccaggcggtggcgcagtggatagagcattggactgggatgtggaggacccaagtccaagaccctgaggtcgccagcttgagcacgagctcatctggtttgagcaaagctcaccagctttagcccaaggtcactggcttgagcaaggggtcagtcagtctgctgtagccccccggtcaaggtacatatgagaaagaaatcaatgaataactaaggtgccgcaacaaagaattgatgattctcatctctctcctttcctgtctgtctttccctatctgtccctctctctgactctctctgtctctgccacagaaaaaaaatattttttcttcttttttccccatcCTCACTTTTCCCTTATTAACTGATTAGATGATTTTTGATGTACTGTATAGTTTGGAAATCAATAATGCAGggtgggaagaaaaaaaacaatagaattaTAAACTTTGGACTTTTTTATgcagatgtttaaaaatattacttttgcaGCTCATCATTGCTAAGAAGCATATCCTCCCTACATCACTCTAGTGGTCTGTGTATATCCTGCAGGCTCCACTGTGCTTCTGGCATGTGTATGATTTCTCTGGATCAAAATCCTGATGTGCTTAAGAGCTCCCTATGGGAGTTTCTTGGGATACATCCTGGGAAGTGGCTTTTCTGGATTCTGAGGATTATAAAGGTACCAATATTCACTTTTTGGTATGTGTCCAAGTTTTGCCCTAGTATTtgttgcaaaagaatgaaatggccACAGAACAAATTTTCTTAAGCTTCGGCTCTGAGCACATTTCAGCTTTCTGGATACTACAAATATTAGAGAAGTAATAAAGGTTTAGCTTTTGAACAGAATGATCATCTAGCTCAGTGCTCTCAttttgcaagaaaaaaagaatagagactgAGAGTGGTCATGACCTGCCTAATGCCTGTGGAGAAAGAGAACTTCCTGGGCAATTTAGTGTTGTGGGAAGAATATACTTGGGGTGAGGTAAACCAAGGCTTGAATGCCAGCTCTGCTATCTTATCTGTTCCTGGAGATTTACATCCTCTCTGAGctagaaagacagaaatatttgCCCTGTAGAGATGAGTCAGAATGAtcagtctctctttttcttctaattccCAATCTTGTGCTCTTTCTGCTACCTGAGGCTGCCACATTTATTTATGGATAGAGTATGCTCTCAGAGATTGTcagattctttatattttttattttctatgattACTTTCTCTCTATTTAGACTCATTAATAATGTACTATAAAGCAGAATGTTTTTACATGCCAAAGAGTTTAATGGAAATCACCTAAGACATTTTCAAAAGCTGAGATATAAGaccataaatacatacatataaaacatCCAGAGCTTTCATAAATAATGTTACtgaatatatttcattatttttttattactattaggATGGAAGATGTGGATTAATGTTTAAGAGTGTACCAGGGTAAAGTGAGCACTCTTACAAGATTTCCAGCTACATCTGCCACTTTTGGGCAGAGGGATAAGGGCAACAGCTTTGTTGCATTgaccaaaacaaaactaaacaaaacaaacaccccccaccccatgatACAACTTGTTTTAACCTATATTGACCACATGGGGGTGCTTTAAGCCTTTTCTACACAGTCTAATAACCTTTTATTAACAGCACCTGCTTTGGACCAGGACCGCATT from Saccopteryx leptura isolate mSacLep1 chromosome 6, mSacLep1_pri_phased_curated, whole genome shotgun sequence harbors:
- the C6H7orf25 gene encoding UPF0415 protein C7orf25 homolog, with product MSAHAMLCERIVMAKELVKRAESLSRSRKGGIEGDAKLCSKLKAELKFLQKVEAGKVAVKESHLQSTNLTHLRAVVESAENLEEVISVLHGFGYTDNLGEKQTLVVDVVANCGHTWVKAIGRKAEALHNIWLGRGQFGDKSIIEQAEDFLQASHQQPVQYSNPHIIFAFYNSVSSPMAEKLKEMGISVRGDIVAVNSLLGHPDELQPSESESDEEGPELFQVTRVDRENILATVAFPTEIKIDMCKRVNLDITTLITYVSALSYGGCHFIFKEKVLTEQAEQERKEQVLPQLEAFMKDKELFACESAVKDFQSILDTLGGPGERERATMLIKRINVVLDQPSERSLGLVSSSKINSRSLTIFGTGDTLKAITMTANSGFVRAANNQGVKFSVFIHQPRALTESKEALATPLPKDYTTDTEH